The sequence GGGGTGAGGACGGCGGTCAGCTCGGCGACGGCCTCGCCGAAGGGCCGCTCGTGGGCGAGGTCGGCGTCGGTGAGCCCGTGCACGGCCTGGCTGTCGGCGTCCACCGGCACGCCGGGCTGGAACCGTCGCGACCAGGTGCCGACCAGGCGGCGCTGGCGGTAGGTCAGAACGGCCAGGTCGATGATGTGGTCGCCGTCGGTGCCGTTGCAGGTCTCGACGTCGAGCACGGCCAGCCGCAGGGCGCCCCACAGCGCGGTGAGCGCGACCTCGACGTCCGCGCCGTGCCCGGCGTGGGTGTCGGCGTTCACGCCAGCCCCCGGCTCTCGGCGAGGTCGAGGATGAGCAGGGCGTCGCGGAGCGAGGAGTAGCGGCCGTCCTCCGGCCGCGGATCGGCGATGGCGCGCAGCGGCGTGGTCCACCCGGCGGTGCCGGTCCGCTGCCCGACCGCCCGGGTGGCGTCCTCGCGCAGCAGCGCCACGACGTGGCCGATGTCGTCGAACGCGCCGTGCTCACGGGCGACGACGAGGTCGAACAGCCGGTTCGTGCGCTCGATGTTGCCGAACGCGGTGCGACGCAGCGCCAGCAGCGGCTCGACCCGCTTGGCCATCACCTTTTCCAGCCCGCCGGTGCTGACCGGCACCTCCGGGTGCAGGCGCAGCCGCGGGATGGCCGCGGCGAACGGCTCCTCGTAGTTGTTCCGCCGCCGGCGCACCTTGTCCAGCGGCAGCCCGAGGCGGACACAGCGCGCTTCGAGCTCATCCCACCAGCGGGACCACGCGGCGAGGTCGGTGAGCGCCTCGGCACGGCTGAGCGTGGCCAGGTGCTCGGCCAGCTCCGGCCGCAGCGCGTTGCCGGTGGGTCCCTTCACGAACGCGCCGCGGGTGTCGGCCAGGCCGGTGCGCACCGCCCGGCCGACGTGCCACAGCGACGGAACGAACGTGGTTCGGCTCGGGTCGTAGTGGCTTTCCACCGCCCGGGCGATGCCGGTGCCCGCGTCGGCGACGACGAAGTCCGGCGTGTAGCCCAGCTCGTCGAACAGCAGCCGCCAGGCCGGGGCGTTGCTCTTGGGCATCGCCCGCACCAGGCGCAGCGGCAGCGAGCGGTCCGGTCGGGTCATCGGGTCCGGCGGCGGGGCTCCCCACCCCACCTCGCCCGCGACCAGCAGGAAGAACCCGTCGTCGCGGCGGGCAACACCGCCGGTGGCCCGGTTGCGGCCGTAGACCGGGATGTCGTCGAGCAGCAGCACCTGCGGCCGGTCCAGCGGCGTCCCGGCGGCACGCTGCGGATCGAGCCGGGCGGTCTCGGCGGCGGCCTGGGCGCGCAGCCGCCGCTCCACGTCCTCGAAGACCACGGGAGCGAACGCCTCGCACCAGTCGGCGGCTACGTGCCAGACGTTGGTGCTGTCCGCGGTCCGCCGGTTCTTCACCTTCGCCTTCGGCTCCCCGCCATCGGCGGCAGGCTCATCGGTGGTGGCGCTCGGCGCGGCGGTGGTGGTCGGCTTGTTCGCCCGGCTCTTGCGCGGCCGACGCCCCTTGACCCGCACCCGGGCCGGGCGGCGCAACGGCCGCGGCGCGGTCTGCGACGGAGCCGGTGCCGCAGCCTCCGTGGCCGCGGCGGCAGCCGCCGCCTCCGCCTCCACCCACCGAGCGGCGTCGGGCTCGCTCATCCCGTCGGCGACCAACTCGGCGAACCGGTCCGCGTCGGCCTGCGCCATCCGCAGCGCCCAGCGCGACACGTCGGCGTAGGACCCGCCCAGGGACAGTTCCAGCAGCCCACGGGCCACGATGCGGGTCGGCCAGGTGTGCCGGCGGGCGACCGCAGTCTCTCCGTGATGGTGCCCGCGCAGCTCCTCGCACTCCGCGCAGCCGCCCTCGGCCGGATGGACGTGCGCACGCGGCAGCGGCGGGGTGAACACGTGCTTGACCAGCCTGGGTCGGCCGCGCTCGTCGAGCACCGGCTGCCCATTCTCGTCCAGCTCCTTGCGCCTGCACTGATAGCGCTGCCGCGGCTGTGGCGTGCTCCGGGCGTAGCGGCCGAATCGGATGACCGAATGGTCCACATTCGCGTGCTGCGCGCATTCCGGCGGCTTGGTCCGCGGCCGGGGGTCGCGCACCGGCTCCGCCCTATCGACGGCGACGGAGAACTTGTGCCGGTCCCCGCCCTGCGGTGAGCAGCGGTAGCGCCGCCGGACCCCGGTCGTCGTGGTCAGCAGGCCAACTGACGCAACCAGCGAACCGGGGTGTTGGGGGCACACCTGAACCGGCGCCGTCTTCGGTCGCCCACGCGTTGCCGCCAACTCCACCCCCGGAAAGTGCTTTCACGGGGGAAATCGGCATTCGAATGGACTTCCTTTATACCCACCAACTCATCTTGCTGCCGAACTCAGCCCGGGACGAGCACGGCGACGGCGGCGGCGAGCGCGGTGAGCACCACCACGCCGGTCGCCGCCAGTGCCGGCACCGACGTGGTCACCGCCCGGCCGCCGGCCACCCGGTCCTGCACCTGCCGGTAACGCGCCGGGGCCAGGCCGCCCAGCACCCCCAGGCCCAGCAGCGCGGCCACCCCGGCCACGACGAGCAGGGCCGGGTGCCCGACCTCGAGCGCGCGGTGGCCGAGCAGCGCGGCGACGGCCAGCACGCCCAGGCCGGTGCGCTGCCAGGCCAGCGCGGTGCGCTCGGGCTGGGTCTCCACCGGCGTCACCCGCGCATCACCTCGACGCCGACCAGCACGCCGACCACGACCACGACCGCGGCCACCGCGGCAGCGATCGCGGGCACGGCGTAGCTCGACGGGAGCGCCCGCCCCGCGGCGATCGCCGCCTCGTTGCCCCGCCACCGGCGGTAGCCGGCCAGCGCGGTTCCCAGCCCGATCAGCACGAGGGCCAGGGCCACGGCGGCGCTGCCCCAGCGCACGCCCAGGTCGGGGGCGTAGGTGGCGACGGCGACCCCGCCGGCGACCAGGGCCAGCCCGGTCCGCAGCCAGGCCAGCAGCGTGCGCTCGTTGGCGAGGGTGAACCGGTAGTCGGGATGGTCGGGGCCGTCGGCGCGCTCGGGCACCGGCCCAGGGTAGGGACGGCGGCGCGCGTCCGCCGCAATCGGCAGGTCGGGGGTGCGTCGCGGCGGCTAACCTGTGCAGCGGGTGGAGCGTGCCGCCCGTCCTCGTCGTCCGACCGGCCCGCGGGCCCCGCCATACCGAGAACTGAGGGGAATCCACCGTGCCCACCGGCAGAGTGAAGTGGTTCAACGCGGAGAAGGGGTTCGGGTTCCTGTCCCGCGAGGACGGTCCCGACGTCTTCGTGCACAAGGACGCGCTCCCCGCGGGTACCGACCTCAAGCCCGGTCAACGCGTGGAGTTCGGCATCGTTGCCGGCCGCCGCGGTGACCAGGCGCTGCAGGTGCGGCTGCTGGACCCGCTCCCATCGGTCGCCGCCACCGTGGCCGCGAAGAGCCGCAAGAAGCCCGACGAGCTGGTGCCGATCATCGAGGATCTGATCAAGCTCCTCGACGACGTGTCCGAGGGCCTGCGCCACGGCCGCCACCCCGAGCGCGGGCACGCCCGCAAGGTCGCCTCGGTGCTGCGCGCGGTCGCCGGCGACCTGGAGGGCTGAGTCCCGCGGGGGACGTTCAGCCGGTCAGGTCGCCCCCGGCACGCAGGAAGCCGATCGGCCAGGCGCCGGTGAACTCGCCGCAGTCGCCACCCTTGTCCTCGACGACGACGAGGTAGAACGCGGGGGGGACGACGTCGGAGGAGCTGATCTCCGCGAACGTCTCCGTGCCCGCCGGGACGTCGACCTCGCCGATCACCTCCTGCAGCGACTCGTCGAACACCTGCACCTGCCAGCCGCGCTCGGCGATCGGCTCGGGGACGGTCAGCGAGATGGCGGTGCC is a genomic window of Blastococcus sp. HT6-30 containing:
- a CDS encoding DUF202 domain-containing protein: MTPVETQPERTALAWQRTGLGVLAVAALLGHRALEVGHPALLVVAGVAALLGLGVLGGLAPARYRQVQDRVAGGRAVTTSVPALAATGVVVLTALAAAVAVLVPG
- a CDS encoding DUF202 domain-containing protein; its protein translation is MPERADGPDHPDYRFTLANERTLLAWLRTGLALVAGGVAVATYAPDLGVRWGSAAVALALVLIGLGTALAGYRRWRGNEAAIAAGRALPSSYAVPAIAAAVAAVVVVVGVLVGVEVMRG
- a CDS encoding DUF2771 family protein, with translation MRRPTASLLALCAAGSLAACASEPDTPGDVRVQAGSQDVTARPTQYCLDGEGQRYATTPPVVEVSPGTAISLTVPEPIAERGWQVQVFDESLQEVIGEVDVPAGTETFAEISSSDVVPPAFYLVVVEDKGGDCGEFTGAWPIGFLRAGGDLTG